Proteins encoded by one window of Danaus plexippus chromosome Z, MEX_DaPlex, whole genome shotgun sequence:
- the LOC116777778 gene encoding uncharacterized protein LOC116777778 produces MDCYSVIFIFITLHLPVHLQSTKSAKDSNLHITPTKISSIEYVSTSDTRNVNPDLKSLWVYRPASSQSNPDDATSQHVFFKQPYLLTRLAKPLTFGFDPSFNKGYFEPFERRQKPVTLVAFRKNGQIPRKTLGVEQFDPSSNEVAEMQSSFNEISSFWHDIPGLYNI; encoded by the exons atGGACTGTTATagtgtcatttttatttttattacattacatttgcCAGTGCATTTACAAA gcaCGAAATCCGCCAAAGATTCTAATCTACATATTACTCCGACAAAAATCTCTTCCATTGAATACGTATCCACCTCAGATACAAGAAATGTAAACCCGGACCTAAAATCTTTATGGGTGTATCGTCCAGCTTCATCg CAATCAAACCCAGATGATGCGACATCACAGCACGTCTTTTTTAAGCAACCATATTTATTGACAAGACTCGCAAAACCTCTCACCTTTGGATTTGATCCGTCCTTTAACAAG ggATACTTTGAACCGTTTGAAAGGAGACAAAAACCGGTTACATTGGTTGCTTTCAGAAAAAATGGTCAAATACCGCGCAAAACCTTAGGG GTAGAGCAATTTGACCCCTCCTCGAATGAAGTAGCGGAGATGCAGTCGTCTTTTAATGAGATCAGTAGTTTTTGGCATGATATACCAggtctttataatatatga